The sequence CATTTGAGCGGGCCGGCGGCTGCTATTATCCGAAACTCCAGGCGGCGGTGCCGTTCACGCCAGTGACGGGGCCGCGACTGCTGCTTCATCCTCAGGCTCCGGCGGCCGCATTTTCCGCGCTTGCCGTCGCGTCGGTGGACCTCGCGATGCGCCTTGGCGTCTCCTCGTTACATGTGACTTTTCCCAGCGAGGATCAGGCGCTGCGGTTGCAGGAGCACGGCTTTTTCATCCGCGAGGGCCATCAATACCACTGGCATAATCGCGGCTACGGCTCGTTCGACGACTTCCTTGCCGACCTTTCCTCGCGTAAGCGCAAGGCGATCCGCAAGGAGCGCGCCGCCATCGCTTCGTCCGGATACATTTTGCGCACCCTGTGCGGCGGTGAGATCGAGGCGCGGCACTGGGCGGCCTTCTGGCGGTTCTATCTCGATACCGTTGAGCGTAAGTACGCCCACGCCTATCTCGAGCGAGACTTTTTCGACCGGTTGGGCGCGACGATGGGCGAGCGCGTCGTTTTGATCGTCGCCGAGACACCGGCAGGAGAAACGGTCGCCGGCGCGCTCAATCTGCTGGGGGAAGACGCGCTCTACGGCCGCTACTGGGGCTCGAGCGAGGCATGCCGTTTCCTGCACTTCGAGGCGTGCTATTATCGCGCGATCGATTTCGCTATCGCCCGCGGCCTTGCCCGCGTCGAAGCCGGCGCCCAGGGCGAACACAAGGTTCAGCGTGGCTATCTGCCACAGCGGACGTGGAGCGCGCACTGGATCGCGCATCCCGGCCTGCGCCGTGCGGTCGGTCAGTTTCTCGAGGCGGAACGCCCGGCGGTGGAAGCGGCGATTGCCGCGCTCAATGAAGAGGCGCCATTCCGCAGCGATCTCGCCACACGGTTCGCGCCCCGCTGAGTTAACCGCGCCAAAAACGCCGTGGCGCTTACCGTTTGTTAAGTGCCCACACGGCATGCTGGCCGGCATGTTGAACCGTGCTTTTCTCCTTACTGTCGCCCTCGTCGTCTTCGCCGTCGGCGGCCTTCTTTCGGCGACGCGAGCGCCGGCGGCAGAACTGTACTGCGTCCTTCTGGTCCCGGACGGCAGTACGGTGACGATGGTCAACCGCTGCCGCGCCTGCCGCGAGGTAACTCTCGAGCGGGTCCGCGACGGCCAGAGCGTCCCGACGGTCCGGGCGATGACGCTGCCGGGCGAAGCCGCAGTGCCGATCCCCTTCCGCGGTCCCGGGCGTACTCGCATCCTTGGCGAGCGCACCTGTTCGCACCCGCCTGGCCAGGGCTACTCGGATGCGGCGCTGCGGTCCTAAACCCGCGCTCCCCTGTGTTAGTCAGTCGCACGCCCAGCGAGCCAGCACGTCGGTAGGTGGCGCCTCGGCGACGGTCGGACGTGGTGACGGCGGCGCGCCATTGACGAAGGCCGGAAACAGCACATCCATATAGCCTTGCTTCTGGCAAATCAGCCCGCGCTCGGCGATGTGCGGGTGGGACGGCACTTCGGCGAGATCGAGGACGGCCTGATAGCAGCAATCGGCGCCAGTCAAGAGCGCATCCCATTCGGGCAGCGTCCGCGACGCGAACAGCGCTTCGACCTCGGCGATGAGTGTCTCCTGGGGCATGGGCTCGTATCGCCTTGTTTTCCAGTCGTCGCGACCGACGGCAGAGCAGAAGTTATCCCAGAATTTCGGTTCGAGCGGGCTGAGGGTCACGAACCGTCCGTCCTTCGTCGGATAGATGCGGTAGAATGCCGCGCCGCCGTTCAGCAGGCCCGCGCCGCGCGCCATCGGCGCGTTGAACGACAACGTGTTCCAGGCCAGAAGCGATTCCGCCATGCTTACGTCGATCGAACACCCCTTGTCGCTACGCCCCCGGGCGAGTAAGGCGCCAAGAATGGTGATCACCGCTTGCAGCGCGCCGGCGTAGTCGGCCATCGGCGGGAACGGGATGACCGGTTGCGCCAACGTGCCGCACTGGCTGAGCCCGCCGGTTATCGCCTCATAATTGATGTCGTGGCCGGAATGATGCCGTTTGGGACCGGCCTGCCCATAGCCGGACAGCGCACAATGGACGAGCCGCGGGTTGATCGCCGCCAGGGCCTCGGCACCGAAGCCCAAGCGGTCGAGCACGCCCGGGCGGTAGGATTCCATCAGGACATCGGCAGCACGAATCAGTGCCGTCAGCGCCGCGCGGCCGTCCGCCGACTTCAAATCGAGGGTAATGACGGTCTTACCGGCGTTGTTGACCATCCAGAACGGCGAGACGCCGGGTTTGCCGTCGGCATCGAAGTGCCGGCCGGGCTCGCCACCCGGCGGTTCGACCTTGACCACGTCGGCGCCCATGTCGGCCAGCATCCGCGTGGCGAACGGCCCCGGCAGATACTGGCTCAGGTCAAGCACCCGCAGCCCTTGCAAAAACACACCGAGCATGTCCGTTTCCTGACGCAAAGCATTGGGGCGCCGCTCTTGCGAACGGCGCCCCGTTTCTGATCTGTCTGTTTGCGACGAAACGGACGCGGCGTCAACGCACCGGATCGAGTTGCTTGCCCTTGCGCTTTTTCAGCGCAGCCGGCGGTTCATCCTGCTCCGGGTAGTCGAAGGCGGGCTTGCCGTTTTCTATCTTCACCCGGACGATGCCGCCGCGCTCCAACCTGCCGAACAACAACTCCTCGGCCAGCGGCTTTTTGATGTGCTCCTGAATGACCCGCGCGAGGGGCCGGGCGCCGAAGCGCTGGTCGTAACCCCGATCGGCAAGCCACTGGCGGGCCTCGTCGGTCAGCTCGATCGCCACCTGGCGGTCGGCGAGCTGGCCTTCGAGCTGCATGACGAACTTATCGACCACCCGCTGCACTACCTCGGGGGTGAGACTGGCGAAGGGAATGATCGCATCGAGACGGTTGCGGAACTCGGGCGTGAACAACCTTTCGATCGCCTCGCTGTCGTCGCCAGTGCGCTCTTCCCGCTCGAAGCCGATCGCCGGCTTGGCCAGTTCGGCGGCACCAGCGTTGGTGGTCATGATCAGGATGACGTTGCGGAAATCGACGTTCTTGCCGTTGTGATCGGTGAGCTTCCCGTGATCCATGACCTGCAGAAGGATGTTGAACAGGTCGGGGTGGGCCTTTTCGATCTCGTCGAGCAGCAACACCGCGTGCGGCTGCTTGTCGATGGCATCGGTGAGCAGGCCGCCCTGATCGAAGCCGACATAGCCTGGGGGGGCACCGATCAGCCGCGAGATGCTGTGCCGCTCCATGTACTCCGACATGTCGAAGCGCACCAGATCAATGCCGAGCACATGGCTGAGCTGGCGGGCGACCTCGGTCTTGCCGACGCCGGTGGGGCCGGAGAACAGGTAGCAGCCAATCGGCTTCTCGGCATCGCGCAAGCCGGCCCGGGCGAGCTTGATCGCGCTCGACAGCGCCGTGATCGCGCCGTCCTGACCAAAAACCACCGTCGTCAGGTCGCGCTCCAGGGTCTGTAGCGCCTTGCGATCGTCGGACGAGACGCTCTTGGGAGGAATGCGCGCGATCTTGGCCACGACTTCCTCGACGTCGCGGACCGTCACCGTCGTCCGCCGCTTGTTCTGCGGCAGCAGCATGCGGGCGGCACCGACTTCGTCGATGACGTCGATCGCCTTATCCGGCAGCTTGCGGTCGTTGATGTAGCGCGAGGAGAGTTCGACGGCGGCGCGCAGGGCGTCGCTGGTGTACTTCACCTTGTGGTGGTTCTCGAAGCACGACTTGAGCCCGTGCAGGATCTTGACGCTGTCCTCGATCGACGGCTCGTAGACGTCGATCTTCTGGAAGCGTCGAACCAGCGCCCGGTCCTTCTCGAAGTGATTGCGATATTCCTTATAGGTCGTCGAGCCCATGCACCGCAGATGGCCAGAGGCGAGCGACGGCTTGAGGATGTTCGAGGCGTCCATCGACCCCCCGCTCGTCGCCCCGGCACCGACGACCGTGTGAATCTCGTCGATGAACAAGATCGCGCCGGGTGTTGCCTCAAGCTCGGAGATGACGTTCTTTAGCCGCTCCTCGAAATCGCCGCGATAGCGGGTGCCGGCAAGCAGCGTGCCCATGTCAAGCGCGAAGATCGTCGCTTCCTTGAGAACGTCCGGAACCTCGCCGCGGATGATCCGCCACGCCAGACCTTCGGCAAGAGCGGTCTTGCCGACACCGGGGTCGCCAACGAACAACGGGTTGTTCTTATTGCGCCGGCACAGGATCTGAATGGTGCGTTCAATTTCCGCTTCGCGGCCGATCAAAGGATCGATCCTGCCGTCGGAAGCTTTCCGGTTCAGGTCTACGCAGTAGCTTTCCAAAGCTTCATGCCCTTTGCGAACAACCTTCTCGCCGCTGCTGGCTTCGTCATCGGAACCCTGTACGGTCCGACGACGCTGCTCGCCCGGTACTTTGGCGATGCCGTGGGCGATGAAGTTAACGGCATCCAGGCGCGTCATCTCCTGCACTTGCAAGAAATAGACCGCATGCGATTCCCGTTCGGAGAAAATCGCAACGAGCACGTTCGCGCCCGTCACTTCCTCGCGCCCGGAAGACTGGACATGAATGACAGATCGTTGTACGACGCGCTGAAATCCGGCAGTTGGCTTCGGATCAGAAGCGCTTGAACCATGCTGGCTCTGCAACTCGTTCTCGATAAAAGCGCCGAGTTCCCGCTGAAGCTGGCTGACCTCGACGCCACATGCCTTGAGAACAGGCACGGCGTCCTGATCTTCGGTCAGTGCCAGAAGCAGGTGCTCGAGGGTGGCATATTCGTGTCGGCGCTCGGTCGCGAGAGCGAGGGCCCGATGCAAAGTTTGTTCGAGATTACGCGAAAGCATCTGCGACCCCTTATTCCGTTCCATCCTTTTCGATCGTGCACTGCAGCGGGTGCTGGTGCTGCCGCGCCAGATCCATGACCTGGTTGACCTTCGTCTCGGCGATCTCGTAGGTAAAAACGCCGCATACACCGACACCGCGGTGGTGGACATGCAACATGATCCGCACCGCATCTTCGTGGCTTTTGGCGAAAAAGCGCTCGAGCACGTGGACGACGAATTCCATCGGCGTGTAGTCGTCGTTCAGCATAAGAACCTTGTACATCGCCGGCTTTTTTGTCTTTGCCCGCGATTTCGTCGCGACTCCGGTCGATGGAGGGCCATCGGGATTTCGCCTGTCTGGTCGACTCATCGATGCTCGCGTCTTTTCGCCTGAACCATGGAATGATATGCAAGATACGCGCCGGCAATTTCCGACCATTCCTCGACAAATATATTCGATTTTCCATCATGGAAAAGCCCCCGACGCGATCATCGATTAGACGATCGCTGTGACGAGCGCCCGATCGAGCGGATGATCCGGCGCGGATCAGGGACTTAGGTGGGCTTTTGCTCGGCAAACTTTTCCAGCAGGCCGTACACGCGCCGCTGTAGCGGATAGGCAACGTCCTCACCGAGTTGCAGGGCGATGCGGGTCAGCACGCCGATGCGAGCGGTCAGATCGGTGAGCGCCTGCGCCGTACGGTCACGATCGAAGTCGAGCAGACTTCCCAGCGTGCGACAGCTCGTGCGCGCCCGCTGCGAGACGAACGCATCGTCGACGGTCATCCATACCGTGCCAAAAAACGCGCTGTTCAAGACGCCAATGCCGTGCAGGCCGATCGTGCCCGACTTCCGCACCGAAGACCATGCCTCGGCGAGGCACCGCGGTACGCGCACGTATCTTGGCGGAGCATCATCCAGCGTCGCCTGCGGATGCCTTTCCTCTCGTTTTGCGCCCGCGCTCTCCTCGGTCATCGGCCTCGTCGCTCCTCTGCATCCGGTCCGCACTTGTCGGCGGCGCATCTGCCCGAAACCTCGCGGGCGGGATAGCTCGCCCGATCCACCTTTATTCTCCTTGCTTCCAGCAATTGCCCAAAAAATATACGCAGCGAGCAACATGGCGCACAAGTGTGCAATTGGTCTCGCAGCAATGCGCTTGCAGCATTCCTCGCGATCTTTGGACGACGGTCAGAGCTGTCGAGCGGTGCCGACGGGCTGGCTTGCGGCAGCGATGGTCGACGGCGGCGTCACGGGCGACGCGCACTTCGTACCGCGCCGGCGGCGCGGCGCGAAAGGTATCGGCAGAATTTGCCGCCCTCCCGCCTGTCTTGCCGTTACGACGCGGACGCTGCGCGAATCGACGTAGAACCGCGGATCGGCGGGAAACCTTGATGGGGTGGACGACCGGGAATGGTGCCGTGGAGTGGAATCGAACCACCGACCCCGTCCTTACCAAGGACGTGCTCTGCCCCTGAGCTACCACGGCAGGGCTGCATCAGTTCCCGGAATTGAGCCGCAACGCCGTCGCCAGTCAAGGCCATTTTCGATCGGCGGCCGCTGGTCTCACGGGATCGGGGCGAAGGCGGTAATCGGTGGGCGGCCCACGCGGCATCATCGACCGCCATTATCGCCGTGATCCAGTGAGACTTGGATTACCCATACGTGGGTGGAGCCAGTGTATAAGGGCATCGTCTGTTGTAAAAGGCAGACCTAGACCGTCGTGC is a genomic window of Rhodospirillales bacterium containing:
- a CDS encoding CoA transferase, with product MLGVFLQGLRVLDLSQYLPGPFATRMLADMGADVVKVEPPGGEPGRHFDADGKPGVSPFWMVNNAGKTVITLDLKSADGRAALTALIRAADVLMESYRPGVLDRLGFGAEALAAINPRLVHCALSGYGQAGPKRHHSGHDINYEAITGGLSQCGTLAQPVIPFPPMADYAGALQAVITILGALLARGRSDKGCSIDVSMAESLLAWNTLSFNAPMARGAGLLNGGAAFYRIYPTKDGRFVTLSPLEPKFWDNFCSAVGRDDWKTRRYEPMPQETLIAEVEALFASRTLPEWDALLTGADCCYQAVLDLAEVPSHPHIAERGLICQKQGYMDVLFPAFVNGAPPSPRPTVAEAPPTDVLARWACD
- the clpS gene encoding ATP-dependent Clp protease adapter ClpS, yielding MSRPDRRNPDGPPSTGVATKSRAKTKKPAMYKVLMLNDDYTPMEFVVHVLERFFAKSHEDAVRIMLHVHHRGVGVCGVFTYEIAETKVNQVMDLARQHQHPLQCTIEKDGTE
- a CDS encoding N-acetyltransferase, whose translation is MPDAGPTHTVEILDSIGDVAASAWDTCAGSANPFVGHAFLTALEDSGSACTQSGWRPRHLVLFDGGRRLLGCMPLYLKGHSWGEYVFDWAWAEAFERAGGCYYPKLQAAVPFTPVTGPRLLLHPQAPAAAFSALAVASVDLAMRLGVSSLHVTFPSEDQALRLQEHGFFIREGHQYHWHNRGYGSFDDFLADLSSRKRKAIRKERAAIASSGYILRTLCGGEIEARHWAAFWRFYLDTVERKYAHAYLERDFFDRLGATMGERVVLIVAETPAGETVAGALNLLGEDALYGRYWGSSEACRFLHFEACYYRAIDFAIARGLARVEAGAQGEHKVQRGYLPQRTWSAHWIAHPGLRRAVGQFLEAERPAVEAAIAALNEEAPFRSDLATRFAPR
- the clpA gene encoding ATP-dependent Clp protease ATP-binding subunit ClpA; this translates as MLSRNLEQTLHRALALATERRHEYATLEHLLLALTEDQDAVPVLKACGVEVSQLQRELGAFIENELQSQHGSSASDPKPTAGFQRVVQRSVIHVQSSGREEVTGANVLVAIFSERESHAVYFLQVQEMTRLDAVNFIAHGIAKVPGEQRRRTVQGSDDEASSGEKVVRKGHEALESYCVDLNRKASDGRIDPLIGREAEIERTIQILCRRNKNNPLFVGDPGVGKTALAEGLAWRIIRGEVPDVLKEATIFALDMGTLLAGTRYRGDFEERLKNVISELEATPGAILFIDEIHTVVGAGATSGGSMDASNILKPSLASGHLRCMGSTTYKEYRNHFEKDRALVRRFQKIDVYEPSIEDSVKILHGLKSCFENHHKVKYTSDALRAAVELSSRYINDRKLPDKAIDVIDEVGAARMLLPQNKRRTTVTVRDVEEVVAKIARIPPKSVSSDDRKALQTLERDLTTVVFGQDGAITALSSAIKLARAGLRDAEKPIGCYLFSGPTGVGKTEVARQLSHVLGIDLVRFDMSEYMERHSISRLIGAPPGYVGFDQGGLLTDAIDKQPHAVLLLDEIEKAHPDLFNILLQVMDHGKLTDHNGKNVDFRNVILIMTTNAGAAELAKPAIGFEREERTGDDSEAIERLFTPEFRNRLDAIIPFASLTPEVVQRVVDKFVMQLEGQLADRQVAIELTDEARQWLADRGYDQRFGARPLARVIQEHIKKPLAEELLFGRLERGGIVRVKIENGKPAFDYPEQDEPPAALKKRKGKQLDPVR